Proteins from one Rosa chinensis cultivar Old Blush chromosome 7, RchiOBHm-V2, whole genome shotgun sequence genomic window:
- the LOC112179725 gene encoding GATA transcription factor 24 isoform X3 produces MAAVNPQPLQARRPYEDHVAAGSFQMEDDEGGEYEDGGGDEAIMEEDEEEVHASSAAAAAARGGVSVLTAATRTSELTLSFEGEVYVFPAVTPQKVQAVLLLLGGRDAPTGVPRVEMSYDQNTRGVGDTPKRSNLSRRIASLVRFREKRKERCFDKKIRYTVRKEVAQRMHRKNGQFASLKENSSGSGWDSAQSSLQDGTPRPETVLRRCQHCGVGENNTPAMRRGPAGPRTLCNACGLMWANKGTLRDLSKGGRNLSMDHIEPQGTPLEIKPSIVECEFSGNQDGHGAREDPSKSVIEGSNDASVNLDVENFQESAEDLTNTLPMGIVSSTNDDEQ; encoded by the exons ATGGCGGCCGTGAATCCACAGCCTCTGCAAGCGCGTCGTCCGTACGAGGACCACGTGGCGGCGGGTTCGTTTCAGATGGAGGACGATGAGGGCGGCGAGTACGAAGACGGTGGCGGCGACGAGGCTATTATGGAGGAGGACGAAGAGGAGGTTCACGCGAGCTCGGCGGCTGCGGCGGCGGCGCGTGGGGGAGTGAGTGTGCTTACGGCGGCGACGAGGACTAGTGAGCTCACTCTCTCTTTTGAAGGCGAGGTTTATGTGTTTCCTGCCGTTACGCCCCAGAAG GTACAAGCAGTGCTATTGCTGTTGGGAGGACGTGATGCACCAACTGGCGTTCCTAGGGTTGAAATGTCTTACGATCAGAATACAAGG GGTGTGGGGGACACCCCAAAGCGTTCGAATCTTTCCCGAAGAATAGCTTCCCTTGTTAGATTTCGTGAGAAACGGAAGGAGAGGTGTTTTGACAAGAAAATTAGGTACACTGTGCGTAAAGAGGTTGCACAGAG AATGCATCGTAAGAATGGACAGTTCGCATCGTTAAAAGAAAATTCTAGCGGTTCTGGTTGGGACTCGGCACAAAGTTCCCTTCAAGATGGCACTCCTCGACCTGAAACTGT CTTACGAAGATGTCAACACTGTGGAGTTGGTGAAAATAATACTCCTGCTATGCGCCGTGGGCCTGCTGGTCCAAGAACTTTATGTAATGCTTGTGGACTTATGTGGGCGAATAAG GGAACATTGAGAGATCTCAGCAAGGGAGGAAGGAACCTTTCCATGGACCACATCGAACCT CAGGGAACACCACTTGAAATCAAGCCTTCAATAGTTGAATGTGAATTCTCCGGCAACCAGGATGGGCAT GGAGCTCGTGAAGATCCTTCTAAATCAGTCATTGAAGGTTCCAATGATGCTTCTGTCAACCTGGATGTGGAA AATTTTCAAGAATCTGCCGAGGATCTTACAAACACTTTGCCTATGGGAATTGTTTCCTCAACCAATGATGATGAGCAG TAA
- the LOC112175767 gene encoding probable UDP-3-O-acyl-N-acetylglucosamine deacetylase 1, mitochondrial → MTVSAAFKSSKLISWKSTGRLQQTLAGCIERAGKSLHSGKVSTVKLWPELAGKGRYFDFRSTLIRASIEFAEDSPLCTTLCKDGLKIPTVEHLLSALEAMEVDNCRIEIENSDSQDDCSVEVPIFDGSAREWVEAIEQVGLQVATDHHGDCCEKMIAYVNEPVHVWRNDSFVAAFPSEEIRITYGIDFRQVPAIASQWFCVTSLDKSLYSKQIALSRTFCIYEEVERMRNAGLIKGGSLENAIVCSASKGWLNPPLRFQDEPCRHKVLDLIGDVSLFARCGSQGLPVAHLVAYKGGHTLHSDLVRRLSGMI, encoded by the exons ATGACAGTCTCCGCTGCATTCAAGTCTTCCAAACTCATCTCCTGGAAATCg ACCGGTCGGCTTCAGCAGACCTTAGCGGGATGCATAGAGCGCGCGGGGAAGAGCTTGCACAGCGGCAAGGTCTCCACGGTGAAGTTgtggccggagctcgccggaaaagggAGGTACTTTGACTTTCGGTCAACTCTGATTCGAGCTTCGATCGAGTTCGCTGAGGATTCGCCTCTCTGCACCACTCTCTGTAAAGATGGGCTGAAAATCCCAACTGTTGAGCACTTGCTTTCGGCTCTGGAAGCTATGGAGGTCGATAATTGCAGGATTGAGATTGAGAATTCGGATTCCCAAGATGATTGCAGTGTTGAG GTTCCTATCTTTGATGGATCAGCAAGAGAGTGGGTGGAGGCGATAGAACAAGTTGGGCTGCAAGTCGCAACAGATCATCATGGTGACTGTTGTGAAAAGATGATAGCATATGTGAATGAACCGGTGCATGTGTGGAGGAATGATTCTTTTGTTGCTGCATTCCCATCAGAAGAAATCCGTATCACTTATGGGATTGACTTTCGACAG GTGCCAGCCATTGCAAGCCAGTGGTTTTGTGTGACTTCATTGGATAAATCTTTATATTCCAAGCAGATAGCTTTGTCAAGAACCTTTTGCATTTATGAGGAG GTAGAGCGAATGCGCAATGCAGGACTCATAAAAGGAGGTTCATTAGAAAATGCAATTGTTTGTAG TGCTAGTAAAGGTTGGTTGAATCCACCACTTCGTTTTCAAGATGAACCTTGTCGTCATAAGGTCTTGGATCTTATCGGTGATGTTTCGCTTTTTGCAAGATGCGGTAGCCAAGGGCTTCCCGTGGCACACTTAGTGGCTTACAAG GGTGGCCACACACTGCATTCTGATTTAGTTCGCCGCCTATCAGGAATGATCTAA
- the LOC112179722 gene encoding GATA transcription factor 25, which yields MYGHAHPMDMQNQIPAGGGNDDDAPGPESIDNAHIHYEGHTLEDGGVVVEEATSDDVYIHGGNTDLDMAIPYEGSSQLTLSFRGQVYVFDSVTPDKVQAVLLLLGGSESSSGAQGVDMTTQNQRAITEFPTGCNQPHRAASLNRFRQKRKERCFDKKVRYSVRQEVALRMQRNKGQFTSSKKSDGDYSWGSGQESRQDDSNAETSCTHCGTSSKCTPMMRRGPSGPRSLCNACGLFWANRGVLRDISKRPPGHSLAAGEQGEAEADDSDTGTAIVVHNAADAVPLSNGDNKALVAET from the exons ATGTACGGACACGCCCACCCCATGGACATGCAAAACCAGATCCCCGCCGGCGGCGGCAACGACGACGATGCGCCGGGCCCGGAGTCCATCGACAACGCCCACATTCACTACGAAGGCCACACGCTCGAGGACGGCGGGGTCGTCGTCGAGGAGGCCACCTCAGATGACGTTTACATTCACGGCGGAAATACCGACCTGGACATGGCTATTCCTTACGAGGGCTCCAGTCAGCTCACGCTCTCGTTTCGTGGCCAAGTCTACGTCTTTGACTCCGTTACGCCTGATAAG GTTCAAGCTGTGCTATTGCTGTTGGGGGGCTCGGAATCATCTTCTGGTGCCCAAGGTGTAGACATGACAACTCAGAATCAGAGG GCCATAACAGAGTTTCCAACAGGCTGTAATCAGCCTCATAGAGCAGCATCGTTAAATAGGTTTCGTCAAAAGAGGAAAGAACGATGCTTTGATAAGAAAGTCAGATATAGTGTCCGTCAAGAAGTTGCCCTCAG GATGCAGCGTAACAAGGGGCAATTTACTTCTTCCAAAAAGTCAGACGGAGATTACAGCTGGGGTTCTGGCCAAGAGTCAAGGCAAGATGACAGCAATGCAGAAACCTC ATGCACACATTGTGGAACAAGTTCAAAGTGCACACCAATGATGCGGCGTGGTCCATCTGGTCCAAGGTCTCTTTGCAATGCTTGTGGGCTCTTCTGGGCAAACAGG GGGGTTTTAAGGGATATTTCCAAGAGACCGCCGGGTCATTCTCTGGCTGCTGGAGAACAG GGTGAGGCTGAAGCTGATGACTCAGACACTGGAACGGCCATCGTTGTACACAATGCCGCAGATGCAGTTCCCTTATCTAATGGTGATAACAAGGCTTTAGTTGCTGAAACTTAG
- the LOC112179725 gene encoding GATA transcription factor 24 isoform X1 — protein sequence MAAVNPQPLQARRPYEDHVAAGSFQMEDDEGGEYEDGGGDEAIMEEDEEEVHASSAAAAAARGGVSVLTAATRTSELTLSFEGEVYVFPAVTPQKVQAVLLLLGGRDAPTGVPRVEMSYDQNTRGVGDTPKRSNLSRRIASLVRFREKRKERCFDKKIRYTVRKEVAQRMHRKNGQFASLKENSSGSGWDSAQSSLQDGTPRPETVLRRCQHCGVGENNTPAMRRGPAGPRTLCNACGLMWANKGTLRDLSKGGRNLSMDHIEPQGTPLEIKPSIVECEFSGNQDGHGAREDPSKSVIEGSNDASVNLDVENFQESAEDLTNTLPMGIVSSTNDDEQEPLLELTNTSDTDLDIPTNFD from the exons ATGGCGGCCGTGAATCCACAGCCTCTGCAAGCGCGTCGTCCGTACGAGGACCACGTGGCGGCGGGTTCGTTTCAGATGGAGGACGATGAGGGCGGCGAGTACGAAGACGGTGGCGGCGACGAGGCTATTATGGAGGAGGACGAAGAGGAGGTTCACGCGAGCTCGGCGGCTGCGGCGGCGGCGCGTGGGGGAGTGAGTGTGCTTACGGCGGCGACGAGGACTAGTGAGCTCACTCTCTCTTTTGAAGGCGAGGTTTATGTGTTTCCTGCCGTTACGCCCCAGAAG GTACAAGCAGTGCTATTGCTGTTGGGAGGACGTGATGCACCAACTGGCGTTCCTAGGGTTGAAATGTCTTACGATCAGAATACAAGG GGTGTGGGGGACACCCCAAAGCGTTCGAATCTTTCCCGAAGAATAGCTTCCCTTGTTAGATTTCGTGAGAAACGGAAGGAGAGGTGTTTTGACAAGAAAATTAGGTACACTGTGCGTAAAGAGGTTGCACAGAG AATGCATCGTAAGAATGGACAGTTCGCATCGTTAAAAGAAAATTCTAGCGGTTCTGGTTGGGACTCGGCACAAAGTTCCCTTCAAGATGGCACTCCTCGACCTGAAACTGT CTTACGAAGATGTCAACACTGTGGAGTTGGTGAAAATAATACTCCTGCTATGCGCCGTGGGCCTGCTGGTCCAAGAACTTTATGTAATGCTTGTGGACTTATGTGGGCGAATAAG GGAACATTGAGAGATCTCAGCAAGGGAGGAAGGAACCTTTCCATGGACCACATCGAACCT CAGGGAACACCACTTGAAATCAAGCCTTCAATAGTTGAATGTGAATTCTCCGGCAACCAGGATGGGCAT GGAGCTCGTGAAGATCCTTCTAAATCAGTCATTGAAGGTTCCAATGATGCTTCTGTCAACCTGGATGTGGAA AATTTTCAAGAATCTGCCGAGGATCTTACAAACACTTTGCCTATGGGAATTGTTTCCTCAACCAATGATGATGAGCAG GAGCCTCTGCTTGAGCTCACTAATACTTCAGATACAGATTTAGACATCCCTACTAATTTTGATTAG
- the LOC112179725 gene encoding GATA transcription factor 24 isoform X2, producing MAAVNPQPLQARRPYEDHVAAGSFQMEDDEGGEYEDGGGDEAIMEEDEEEVHASSAAAAAARGGVSVLTAATRTSELTLSFEGEVYVFPAVTPQKVQAVLLLLGGRDAPTGVPRVEMSYDQNTRGVGDTPKRSNLSRRIASLVRFREKRKERCFDKKIRYTVRKEVAQRMHRKNGQFASLKENSSGSGWDSAQSSLQDGTPRPETVLRRCQHCGVGENNTPAMRRGPAGPRTLCNACGLMWANKGTLRDLSKGGRNLSMDHIEPGTPLEIKPSIVECEFSGNQDGHGAREDPSKSVIEGSNDASVNLDVENFQESAEDLTNTLPMGIVSSTNDDEQEPLLELTNTSDTDLDIPTNFD from the exons ATGGCGGCCGTGAATCCACAGCCTCTGCAAGCGCGTCGTCCGTACGAGGACCACGTGGCGGCGGGTTCGTTTCAGATGGAGGACGATGAGGGCGGCGAGTACGAAGACGGTGGCGGCGACGAGGCTATTATGGAGGAGGACGAAGAGGAGGTTCACGCGAGCTCGGCGGCTGCGGCGGCGGCGCGTGGGGGAGTGAGTGTGCTTACGGCGGCGACGAGGACTAGTGAGCTCACTCTCTCTTTTGAAGGCGAGGTTTATGTGTTTCCTGCCGTTACGCCCCAGAAG GTACAAGCAGTGCTATTGCTGTTGGGAGGACGTGATGCACCAACTGGCGTTCCTAGGGTTGAAATGTCTTACGATCAGAATACAAGG GGTGTGGGGGACACCCCAAAGCGTTCGAATCTTTCCCGAAGAATAGCTTCCCTTGTTAGATTTCGTGAGAAACGGAAGGAGAGGTGTTTTGACAAGAAAATTAGGTACACTGTGCGTAAAGAGGTTGCACAGAG AATGCATCGTAAGAATGGACAGTTCGCATCGTTAAAAGAAAATTCTAGCGGTTCTGGTTGGGACTCGGCACAAAGTTCCCTTCAAGATGGCACTCCTCGACCTGAAACTGT CTTACGAAGATGTCAACACTGTGGAGTTGGTGAAAATAATACTCCTGCTATGCGCCGTGGGCCTGCTGGTCCAAGAACTTTATGTAATGCTTGTGGACTTATGTGGGCGAATAAG GGAACATTGAGAGATCTCAGCAAGGGAGGAAGGAACCTTTCCATGGACCACATCGAACCT GGAACACCACTTGAAATCAAGCCTTCAATAGTTGAATGTGAATTCTCCGGCAACCAGGATGGGCAT GGAGCTCGTGAAGATCCTTCTAAATCAGTCATTGAAGGTTCCAATGATGCTTCTGTCAACCTGGATGTGGAA AATTTTCAAGAATCTGCCGAGGATCTTACAAACACTTTGCCTATGGGAATTGTTTCCTCAACCAATGATGATGAGCAG GAGCCTCTGCTTGAGCTCACTAATACTTCAGATACAGATTTAGACATCCCTACTAATTTTGATTAG